CAGTGGTCTGGACCGAAAGAAAGAACGATGGGGATGGTGAGGGTAGCTCGGGCGCAGATGGTGGAGAGGACGGTGGTTCGTGGCGGTTCTGGCGACTGAAAATGCGGAGGCAATGATGGCAGTGATGGTGGTTCGGAGGTCTCTGGTTCTTAAAGAGgaaaaaagaaagggaagaagaggagaatgagaagtgaattataGTTTGGTGGTTTAAAATAGATGGCGAAAGagatagaaagagagagagtttGTCACGGTTTTGGTTTGAAAAGAGGACCGCAGTAGTGGCAGTTGGCGCAGTGGCCCGTCGGCGGCACTGGTTCGGTGATGAGGAGAAGGTAGCCACGGTAGGTGAGGGTGGTTGGCGGTGAAGAGAGGAAAGGCGGGGCACTACGGCTCCGGGTTGCTGGCAGTAACGAAACAAGGGGCTGGTGCAAAGGTCCTCTGGTCGGCGAGGGCGAGACAGGAAAGGAGAGACGGAGGGGTAGCCGCGGCGGAAGGAGGACGGCAGCGGTGGTTGCTGACGCTGGAAACTGCAGGAACGAAACAGAGGCTGCGATATTTGTCATGGAAGAGGAGAGGTGGCTCGAAGCTGAAAAGATTACTAttaggatttttgaaaatcaattgatTATTGGTGAGAGATAGAGGATGTGGTTAGTAGTGGTGGTGGTAGTACGGTGACGAGCAGATGAGGATTATGGAGTGATTAGTAGGGAGGGGAAAGATGATGCGGATGATGATAAGGGTAATTTGaggtttttatgtgattttttacgGTTTAGATAATTTTATTGTATGAAACTCatattttatgggtacaaataataatttttttatgagtaaatttatcagCATTTTTAACTTTTGTAggtaaaaataatagtttactcttctttaattatatgatttttttaattaagaaaactTTGCATGCTATCTGAACAAATCATATCTTACCAGTTATATTCATATATGAACATAATATAAACTATTAATAGATAAATGAATACTGCAAAACTcttaattataattcattcttCACTAATGTATAAATATTTCtcatttttaaatcaaatgagtttagtcaccaaaaaaaaaaaatcaaatgagtTCGTTGCTCTTTAAAACTCATCAATGGCTAATGTCTGGtcatacataattaaatatacaagTATTTCTGGTTTGTGTGAATTGGTCTCAAAATGATTATTAATAGTAATAATCCCTCATTAAAATACATTTTTAATTGTATAATGTTTCGGGGCCATATATTGTTTTGTTTGGAACCTCTGGCAACTCTaacttcttttttaaaatatattagttttctcatttatatttgtaattattattaaaataaatatataattttagatatacTAAATATATAACTATAAGAGGAAAGTGAcaatttaatttttgaagattTTGACTTCAGACTAATTAGTCAttggaaaaaaaatactaattaagtCCTTTATGATAATAAACAGTGGACATGTAGGTCTTTTTTTCTTCAATGGATAGGGCGAAACGAAACGGAGTTGTTCATAGTGCGTGTTCCATTGCTGCCACGTAAACATAGAAACGATACAGTTTTAGACAATAAAACATTTATTATCTTTTGAGTTTACATATAATCTTTTCCAAGTGCTCTCTAGTTATCACGAATTCTACTAAAATAAGTGAATGAAGTTTCGCTCTAAAAATTGTTATCTACATGAtgatttttcataaataaacaCGCTACAATAAGTAACAATACATATAAACATCACAGTAAAGTTTTACGAGATAAATTTATAGAAGGACATCATATATCTACTATTCAATATCGTGGATGaccaaattgatatttttttttcttcaataacTAATTGGTCCGAGATCAAAATTTTCAGAGAGCCTAATTGTTACTTtactttaattataaatattaaattaaataattttattttattaatactcTTTAAATTTCATATTTCTTAATTTACTCGTTCTTCTTAATTAACATTTATAATTGCATTTGGTAATCTTAATTTGTCTAGCATGCATGCATGTGTGATGCctctatatatacacatataagaAATTAAGAATCTTACCTGACTTAATTTCTTGATTTAGTCCTCaaatttctattcttcttcttcttcttccatataTATTCCTTTTTAAGccaaaaagaaaatgaataattCATTGATTTTTTTCAGAACAAATCTTTTCCCATGATTTCTTTCCATATATCATTCCTTATATTTAATGCCCTTCTTATAAAATAAGAATCAAACTCTTGCATTACAAAATCAAtctctctccctctttttttCTTATGATTCATCAGAGAGAAATAATAACAAACACATACATTatattcttcatcttcaaagtcAAACACAAGAAAGAATGATGGACAATAAGTCACCATTGAGGAGGTACTTTGAACAATTCCGGTTTGTTTTTCTCACCATCTTTCTTTTCTACATGTCAATGATTCTCTTGGATTATTATTCTGTGATCAAAGAAAATGGTTTCTCCTTAAAACCATTCAAAACCAATGGTGCAAATCATCATCATGTTGATAATGATAATACTCCTATTACACCTTCAATTCCCTCACTCAATTTCACTCAAaacaattcaacaacaaatgGGGTTGAATTCAATAGCACACAAGAGAAACAAATGATtcctccccctcctcctcctcctttgattAGAGACAACAACAATGTTAATGTTGATGAACTTATTGTTACACCAAATAGTAATAATAAGGCTCCACCAATAAGAAATTCAGACCCTTGTTATGGCCAATATATCTATGTTCATAAACTTCCTAGCAGGTTCAATGATGATTTATTAAAGAGATGTCGCAGTTTATTGCATTGGGGTGATATGTGTCCTTATCTCACAAATTTAGGACTTGGTCCTAAGATTATTGAGAATGCAAAGGTTTTGTTGAAGGATACTTGGTACCAAACAAACCAATTCTCCTTAGAAGTTATTTTCCACAACATTATGAAGCATTACAAGTGCTTAACCAATGATTCTGCATTGGCCTCAGCAATATTTGTGCCTTATTATGCTGGTCTTAATGTTGGTCAATATCTTTGGGGATATGATGATGGAATTAGAGATGAAGCTCCATTAGCACTTGTGGAATGGCTTTCAAATCAGAAAGAATGGAAGAGGATGTGGGGTAGGGATCATTTTTTGATTGGTGGAAGAACAGCATATGATTTCAGAAGAAAAAGTGGTGATTTTGGTGATTGGGGGACCAAGTTAATGTTCTTGCCAGAAGCTAGGAACATGTCAATGTTGACAATTGAGACAGATTCCTATGACAATGATTTCCCAATTCCATATCCAACTTACTTTCACCCTTCAAAGGATCTTCAGGTTTCTTTGTGGCAAAAgagaatgagaagaatgaagaggcCTTATTTGTTCTCCTTCGCGGGCGCCCCAAGGCCTAATGCACCGTATTCCATCAGAAACGAGCTCATCAGACAATGCCTGTCTTCTAGAAGTTGCAAACTCCTAAGCTGCTACAAGggtaaaaacaacaaaaatacttgtGAAGATCCGGTCAGCATCAtgagtgtttttcaaaaatcaatcttTTGCTTGGAGCCGTCCGGCGATTCCTACACGAGGAGATCAACTTTCGACGCGATCTTAGCCGGCTGCATACCGGTTTTCTTCCATCCAAAGTCAGCTTATGAACAATATAGATGGCATTTACCAAAAGACTATTTAAGCTACTCTGTGTTCATACCTGAAGGTGATGTTAGAGAGAACAAAGCAATTATCAATGACACATTGGCTAGGATTTCTAGGACTAGAATTTCTAAGATGAGAGAAGAAGTTATTAGGCTTATTCCAAGAGTTACATACCGTGAA
The sequence above is drawn from the Arachis hypogaea cultivar Tifrunner chromosome 4, arahy.Tifrunner.gnm2.J5K5, whole genome shotgun sequence genome and encodes:
- the LOC112795460 gene encoding probable xyloglucan galactosyltransferase GT13, producing MDNKSPLRRYFEQFRFVFLTIFLFYMSMILLDYYSVIKENGFSLKPFKTNGANHHHVDNDNTPITPSIPSLNFTQNNSTTNGVEFNSTQEKQMIPPPPPPPLIRDNNNVNVDELIVTPNSNNKAPPIRNSDPCYGQYIYVHKLPSRFNDDLLKRCRSLLHWGDMCPYLTNLGLGPKIIENAKVLLKDTWYQTNQFSLEVIFHNIMKHYKCLTNDSALASAIFVPYYAGLNVGQYLWGYDDGIRDEAPLALVEWLSNQKEWKRMWGRDHFLIGGRTAYDFRRKSGDFGDWGTKLMFLPEARNMSMLTIETDSYDNDFPIPYPTYFHPSKDLQVSLWQKRMRRMKRPYLFSFAGAPRPNAPYSIRNELIRQCLSSRSCKLLSCYKGKNNKNTCEDPVSIMSVFQKSIFCLEPSGDSYTRRSTFDAILAGCIPVFFHPKSAYEQYRWHLPKDYLSYSVFIPEGDVRENKAIINDTLARISRTRISKMREEVIRLIPRVTYREPRSRLGKVEDAFDIAVKGIIRRVEEIKKEISSTDNVYYSNE